From the genome of Vigna angularis cultivar LongXiaoDou No.4 chromosome 11, ASM1680809v1, whole genome shotgun sequence, one region includes:
- the LOC108334328 gene encoding uncharacterized protein LOC108334328 isoform X2, with the protein MLTLSISSRLWENVDAEWIECLRREPVQNLLLIPSGAVQDEWPTSLKEFILKLRSMVFCQDQADMNMALPGLQMTSLNGVIAQGMNVKKKHEVEILSAVISTVANSVRADAIADVGAGQGYLAQVLGFQYQYPVIAIDACSHHGRVTDARAERIKKYYTSQMIKSGSGIRSFNVPRTITCNVLSIDSLKTLVEISLTGDDLEQSRLKAENQEDLGKLHWHNYANKKSSIVLAGLHACGDLSVTMLKTFLECKDVKAVVSLGCCYNLLSEERIEDGESQCGFPMSHAVRSTSFSLGKSARDLACQSAERWRSLDMHAGIHNFELHTFRAAFQMVLSKYYPDIVMSTPSIGRKGKALRRRHQRRSAESQLHLKGSTCHTTQKFPPNAPLVSETDWTLGSISAIQNLPSEIRCTERAECEGIKSDSKFLHFESFCQSGLSHLGIKHSHDINLEGIWKEAEPFADLVGPYWSLRAALGPLLETLILLDRLLFLQEQGSALEACLLPIFDPNISPRNVAVIAKKIDKDLRSS; encoded by the exons ATGCTCACGTTGTCAATTTCTTCAAG GCTATGGGAGAATGTTGACGCCGAATGGATCGAATGCCTGCGCCGTGAACCTGTTCAAAATCTTCTCCTGATACCTTCTGGTGCAGTTCAG GATGAATGGCCAACTTCTCTGAAGGAGTTCATCCTAAAATTAAGGTCTATGGTATTTTGTCAAGATCAGGCAGATATGAACATG GCATTACCTGGCCTGCAGATGACTTCACTTAATGGTGTTATTGCCCAGGGCATGaatgtaaagaaaaaacatgaa GTAGAAATTCTTTCCGCTGTTATAAGTACAGTTGCAAACAGTGTGAGAGCTGATGCCATTGCTGATGTTGGTGCTGGTCAG ggTTATCTTGCACAAGTACTTGGCTTTCAGTATCAATATCCTGTAATTGCAATTGATGCTTGTTCTCATCATGGGAGGGTTACTGATGCACGGGCAGAACGGATTAAAAAATACTATACATCACAGATGATAAAATCTGG ATCGGGCATTCGGAGTTTTAATGTGCCAAGGACAATCACATGTAACGTATTGTCCATTGACTCGTTAAAAACCTTGGTTGAAATATCTTTGACTGGAGATGATCTTGAGCAATCCAGGTTAAAGGCAGAAAATCAAGAAGATCTAGGGAAACTTCATTGGCATAACTATGCAAACAAAAAGTCTTCAATTGTTCTTGCTGGCCTTCATGCCTGCGGTGACCTTTCGGTGACTATGCTAAA GACTTTCTTGGAGTGTAAAGATGTTAAAGCTGTTGTTAGTCTCGGTTGCTGTTACAATTTATTATCTGAAGAAAGGATTGAGGATGGTGAATCTCAGTGTGGATTTCCAATGAGTCATGCTGTAAGATCCACTAGCTTCTCACTTGGAAAAAGTGCACGTGATCTGGCTTGCCAG AGTGCAGAGAGGTGGAGGAGCTTGGACATGCATGCTGGCATTCACAACTTTGAGCTGCATACTTTTCGGGCTGCTTTTCAAATG GTTCTTTCTAAATATTATCCGGATATTGTGATGAGTACTCCTTCAATTGGGCGTAAAGGGAAGGCTCTTCGTCGGCGACATCAGAGGAGATCTGCAGAATCCCAGCTGCATCTTAAAGGAAGTACTTGCCACACGACACAAAAGTTCCCTCCCAATGCTCCTTTAGTATCAGAGACTg ACTGGACTTTGGGTTCAATATCAGCGATACAGAACTTACCTAGTGAAATTCGTTGTACTGAAAGGGCTGAATGTGAAGGGATTAAATCCGATAGcaaatttttacattttgagAGTTTCTGTCAGTCTGGATTGTCTCATCTTGGAATTAAACATTCACATGATATAAACCTTGAAGGCATATGGAAGGAAGCAGAACCATTTGCT GACCTTGTAGGACCTTATTGGTCTCTAAGAGCCGCTTTAGGACCTCTTTTGGAAACTCTTATTCTACTTGATAGGCTATTGTTTCTTCAAGAGCAAGGCAGTGCTTTAGAAGCTTGCTTGTTGCCGATATTTGATCCAAACATATCGCCAAGAAATGTGGCCGTAATTGCAAAAAAGATTGACAAAGATTTAAGATCTTCCTGA
- the LOC108334328 gene encoding uncharacterized protein LOC108334328 isoform X1: protein MGECRYSCKSAVETLAWINDIIHFLAPYSSLINAHVVNFFKDRLWENVDAEWIECLRREPVQNLLLIPSGAVQDEWPTSLKEFILKLRSMVFCQDQADMNMALPGLQMTSLNGVIAQGMNVKKKHEVEILSAVISTVANSVRADAIADVGAGQGYLAQVLGFQYQYPVIAIDACSHHGRVTDARAERIKKYYTSQMIKSGSGIRSFNVPRTITCNVLSIDSLKTLVEISLTGDDLEQSRLKAENQEDLGKLHWHNYANKKSSIVLAGLHACGDLSVTMLKTFLECKDVKAVVSLGCCYNLLSEERIEDGESQCGFPMSHAVRSTSFSLGKSARDLACQSAERWRSLDMHAGIHNFELHTFRAAFQMVLSKYYPDIVMSTPSIGRKGKALRRRHQRRSAESQLHLKGSTCHTTQKFPPNAPLVSETDWTLGSISAIQNLPSEIRCTERAECEGIKSDSKFLHFESFCQSGLSHLGIKHSHDINLEGIWKEAEPFADLVGPYWSLRAALGPLLETLILLDRLLFLQEQGSALEACLLPIFDPNISPRNVAVIAKKIDKDLRSS from the exons ATGGGTGAGTGCCGGTATTCGTGCAAGAGCGCTGTCGAGACCCTGGCATGGATCAACGACATCATCCACTTCCTTGCGCCTTATTCTTCCTTAATCAATGCTCACGTTGTCAATTTCTTCAAG GATAGGCTATGGGAGAATGTTGACGCCGAATGGATCGAATGCCTGCGCCGTGAACCTGTTCAAAATCTTCTCCTGATACCTTCTGGTGCAGTTCAG GATGAATGGCCAACTTCTCTGAAGGAGTTCATCCTAAAATTAAGGTCTATGGTATTTTGTCAAGATCAGGCAGATATGAACATG GCATTACCTGGCCTGCAGATGACTTCACTTAATGGTGTTATTGCCCAGGGCATGaatgtaaagaaaaaacatgaa GTAGAAATTCTTTCCGCTGTTATAAGTACAGTTGCAAACAGTGTGAGAGCTGATGCCATTGCTGATGTTGGTGCTGGTCAG ggTTATCTTGCACAAGTACTTGGCTTTCAGTATCAATATCCTGTAATTGCAATTGATGCTTGTTCTCATCATGGGAGGGTTACTGATGCACGGGCAGAACGGATTAAAAAATACTATACATCACAGATGATAAAATCTGG ATCGGGCATTCGGAGTTTTAATGTGCCAAGGACAATCACATGTAACGTATTGTCCATTGACTCGTTAAAAACCTTGGTTGAAATATCTTTGACTGGAGATGATCTTGAGCAATCCAGGTTAAAGGCAGAAAATCAAGAAGATCTAGGGAAACTTCATTGGCATAACTATGCAAACAAAAAGTCTTCAATTGTTCTTGCTGGCCTTCATGCCTGCGGTGACCTTTCGGTGACTATGCTAAA GACTTTCTTGGAGTGTAAAGATGTTAAAGCTGTTGTTAGTCTCGGTTGCTGTTACAATTTATTATCTGAAGAAAGGATTGAGGATGGTGAATCTCAGTGTGGATTTCCAATGAGTCATGCTGTAAGATCCACTAGCTTCTCACTTGGAAAAAGTGCACGTGATCTGGCTTGCCAG AGTGCAGAGAGGTGGAGGAGCTTGGACATGCATGCTGGCATTCACAACTTTGAGCTGCATACTTTTCGGGCTGCTTTTCAAATG GTTCTTTCTAAATATTATCCGGATATTGTGATGAGTACTCCTTCAATTGGGCGTAAAGGGAAGGCTCTTCGTCGGCGACATCAGAGGAGATCTGCAGAATCCCAGCTGCATCTTAAAGGAAGTACTTGCCACACGACACAAAAGTTCCCTCCCAATGCTCCTTTAGTATCAGAGACTg ACTGGACTTTGGGTTCAATATCAGCGATACAGAACTTACCTAGTGAAATTCGTTGTACTGAAAGGGCTGAATGTGAAGGGATTAAATCCGATAGcaaatttttacattttgagAGTTTCTGTCAGTCTGGATTGTCTCATCTTGGAATTAAACATTCACATGATATAAACCTTGAAGGCATATGGAAGGAAGCAGAACCATTTGCT GACCTTGTAGGACCTTATTGGTCTCTAAGAGCCGCTTTAGGACCTCTTTTGGAAACTCTTATTCTACTTGATAGGCTATTGTTTCTTCAAGAGCAAGGCAGTGCTTTAGAAGCTTGCTTGTTGCCGATATTTGATCCAAACATATCGCCAAGAAATGTGGCCGTAATTGCAAAAAAGATTGACAAAGATTTAAGATCTTCCTGA
- the LOC108334328 gene encoding uncharacterized protein LOC108334328 isoform X3: MGECRYSCKSAVETLAWINDIIHFLAPYSSLINAHVVNFFKDRLWENVDAEWIECLRREPVQNLLLIPSGAVQDEWPTSLKEFILKLRSMVFCQDQADMNMALPGLQMTSLNGVIAQGMNVKKKHEVEILSAVISTVANSVRADAIADVGAGQGYLAQVLGFQYQYPVIAIDACSHHGRVTDARAERIKKYYTSQMIKSGLKAENQEDLGKLHWHNYANKKSSIVLAGLHACGDLSVTMLKTFLECKDVKAVVSLGCCYNLLSEERIEDGESQCGFPMSHAVRSTSFSLGKSARDLACQSAERWRSLDMHAGIHNFELHTFRAAFQMVLSKYYPDIVMSTPSIGRKGKALRRRHQRRSAESQLHLKGSTCHTTQKFPPNAPLVSETDWTLGSISAIQNLPSEIRCTERAECEGIKSDSKFLHFESFCQSGLSHLGIKHSHDINLEGIWKEAEPFADLVGPYWSLRAALGPLLETLILLDRLLFLQEQGSALEACLLPIFDPNISPRNVAVIAKKIDKDLRSS; encoded by the exons ATGGGTGAGTGCCGGTATTCGTGCAAGAGCGCTGTCGAGACCCTGGCATGGATCAACGACATCATCCACTTCCTTGCGCCTTATTCTTCCTTAATCAATGCTCACGTTGTCAATTTCTTCAAG GATAGGCTATGGGAGAATGTTGACGCCGAATGGATCGAATGCCTGCGCCGTGAACCTGTTCAAAATCTTCTCCTGATACCTTCTGGTGCAGTTCAG GATGAATGGCCAACTTCTCTGAAGGAGTTCATCCTAAAATTAAGGTCTATGGTATTTTGTCAAGATCAGGCAGATATGAACATG GCATTACCTGGCCTGCAGATGACTTCACTTAATGGTGTTATTGCCCAGGGCATGaatgtaaagaaaaaacatgaa GTAGAAATTCTTTCCGCTGTTATAAGTACAGTTGCAAACAGTGTGAGAGCTGATGCCATTGCTGATGTTGGTGCTGGTCAG ggTTATCTTGCACAAGTACTTGGCTTTCAGTATCAATATCCTGTAATTGCAATTGATGCTTGTTCTCATCATGGGAGGGTTACTGATGCACGGGCAGAACGGATTAAAAAATACTATACATCACAGATGATAAAATCTGG GTTAAAGGCAGAAAATCAAGAAGATCTAGGGAAACTTCATTGGCATAACTATGCAAACAAAAAGTCTTCAATTGTTCTTGCTGGCCTTCATGCCTGCGGTGACCTTTCGGTGACTATGCTAAA GACTTTCTTGGAGTGTAAAGATGTTAAAGCTGTTGTTAGTCTCGGTTGCTGTTACAATTTATTATCTGAAGAAAGGATTGAGGATGGTGAATCTCAGTGTGGATTTCCAATGAGTCATGCTGTAAGATCCACTAGCTTCTCACTTGGAAAAAGTGCACGTGATCTGGCTTGCCAG AGTGCAGAGAGGTGGAGGAGCTTGGACATGCATGCTGGCATTCACAACTTTGAGCTGCATACTTTTCGGGCTGCTTTTCAAATG GTTCTTTCTAAATATTATCCGGATATTGTGATGAGTACTCCTTCAATTGGGCGTAAAGGGAAGGCTCTTCGTCGGCGACATCAGAGGAGATCTGCAGAATCCCAGCTGCATCTTAAAGGAAGTACTTGCCACACGACACAAAAGTTCCCTCCCAATGCTCCTTTAGTATCAGAGACTg ACTGGACTTTGGGTTCAATATCAGCGATACAGAACTTACCTAGTGAAATTCGTTGTACTGAAAGGGCTGAATGTGAAGGGATTAAATCCGATAGcaaatttttacattttgagAGTTTCTGTCAGTCTGGATTGTCTCATCTTGGAATTAAACATTCACATGATATAAACCTTGAAGGCATATGGAAGGAAGCAGAACCATTTGCT GACCTTGTAGGACCTTATTGGTCTCTAAGAGCCGCTTTAGGACCTCTTTTGGAAACTCTTATTCTACTTGATAGGCTATTGTTTCTTCAAGAGCAAGGCAGTGCTTTAGAAGCTTGCTTGTTGCCGATATTTGATCCAAACATATCGCCAAGAAATGTGGCCGTAATTGCAAAAAAGATTGACAAAGATTTAAGATCTTCCTGA